The window ACTGATAATCCACATCAATCAATTCCTGTTCCCCATGGTTTAGTCTCATATTGTCTCATACGTCCGGCTGAAAAACTTGTATGAGCAGGTATTTGATTATCATGTATACCATATATGcattataaaaaagaaagaaaaaatgacttaCTTGAGTCCGTCCATCTGACTTTCTTTGAGGTCGACTGACTGACAGGGTATATAGGAGCTCCAAAATGTGTTGCTCGGCGGTGGTAGTCCGCCAGTTGCTCTGAGCGCCTCATCCCATTTGAAGGTTTGACAGACTCCAGTCTCTTCAGGAAAGCCTGTAAGGAACACGCACACATCTCACATGTTTCTAATTCACAATTTctcaacgccccccccccccctcaagaaaaaacattcaatttgTAAATTTGGAGTTtaacaaccaaaacaaatgtcCAGAAATTGTGACTTTTGACAAACTGTTGAAGCCATTATGTCGTCCACAAACTTAAAGGACTCTTGTCAGTTTGAGGCCGAAACATTTGCACAgttttgtgactgtgtgttatGCCTGACATCTGCCGTAAAGCCTAAATATGCAGTGAGGCTCACAAGCAGGAGTATTATACGAATGATGGAAGTTTTCTAGCAAAGtactgtttatgtttttactgACCCACAATACAGaacacataataaaataaaaaaagtgtttgaatcatttataaaacaaagaagcagTTGAGAGAAATGAAGCACAAAATTGCCCCAtgtaaaaattattattatttttttttaattaaatatatctGGTgtttcacagcacacacaacaaaacagcaTGAAGCAAAACAGTGTAGGCAAGTGGCTGAATGTCATACATGCAGTCACACTCCCACCTGCATGCTGTGCAGAAATCCACCAGTAAGCAAACAGTAATGCCAACCGAAACAATCTCAACATTCCAGACACTGAACTACTGGAGTTCACACAATTTCTCCAGAGATCATAAAAAAGGCACCCATGATTCCTACATCAACTGCAGACAGACTGGTCACCTAGTGCTGTTTCCAGTGTGAATAATCTAAAACATCTCCCCTCCACAGTGGAAAATCAAGTATAACATTTAACTGACCAATATTGAAAGTACTGATGGTAAAACAATTTCTACTTGTGCCTGACACACGAGGTGTCTCACATGGGGAGTGGGGTGGATGCACTGATCACACAGCAGATTCAGTTACTCCCCTCCAAGAATAGAGAAGGCAAGGAGCAGAAAGATGGAATCAAGAGGGAGAACAGTTTGTCCTGAAAATGACTGAAACGTATTCCCTcgtagtaataatagtaataataatgacagcAATAATGATTAATGAATGACAGTTGTCTGATCAGTAACAATTGTCTGATCAGTAACAGTTTTTCTCACTGTCGGCTGCAAGTGGTTCATCGTTAACTTCAAgaatcatatttaaacactgCTGCTCGTCtgaacctgtgttttttttttttataactattTGGTCAAGCAGAGTGAATATATGAGGCGAGAGGCTACAGCTGAACTGGCTTTTTAATGTCACTCTGTGGCAACGCTGCTCGCCTGCCACCTGCTGCCATCTGTCCAAGTCCATCCGTGTCTGCTTTCAGGGGCTGACGCTCTCGGACTGACACTAACTCAACCCAAACCACCAGTAGCTGTCTGACTAGTATTCTCAAACATACAGTTTataacattcaaaataaaagtttatatAAGGGCACAAAATCATTTAGTGTTTGCACACAGACTAGAGCtacaaaaatctgtatttattatatGAAAAGTATGACAGTAATCACTTAAGGTGCCTAAACTACAGATTCTCTAGGTTAATTTAAACCAATTACGAGgacatttcattaaaactgCACCAGTTGGTGATACATTGTCAGGCAGACAGGAAAATTACTGATGCAGTAACATCGTGACCAAATTTCCCCCTTGGATCAATCAAGTATTTCTGATTTTGATAGTGTAGTGGATCAAGTCAACTAAATGCATCTTTGACTAATTTATGAAAATGAGTGACAAGATGATTCTTCTGTAGATGGCTGCAGTTAGACCTGCACAGTTAATTGATTTTgaatcgactacttaattaatcaacaactattttgataatcgattaatcggttcaagtagtttttatgaaaaaaaaaaaagtcaaaattctctgatttcagctccttcaaTGTGACTGTgttatggtttctttgctcctctatgactgtaaactaaatatctttggtgtatggacaaatcaaaaacatcatcttggggttttgggaaaagtgatccacatttttcaccattttatggaccaaataactaatcgatttatcgagaaAGTAATAGAGAGCGTAGAGACAATCACAAGTCATTACTAACTGCTGCAGATGTGAAGGGAAAACTTTAAAACTGGgcaaacatgaaacattaaaaacccTCTGCAATTTACAAGGTGCAAAGTCTTCCTTTGTGTTTACAGGAGACTTTCATGAATAAGAACGATGgaatttacttttcttcttgttGCGAATGAGGACCAGCccaatttttttcatacagcAGACAGGGATGAGTTCACAATAGGTTGTATTAGAGAGAGACAAAGGTTCAAAGGGCCATTCTGAAAATTTGACCTGGACTTAACTTTGATGGTGCAGATGATCCCAGGTAACCTAATTCTAAAAAATaggtaataaataaaaaataatgccTAGCAGTTCCTACTAAACCACAAATCGAATcaaacagtgattttttttccaacaaatgtTGCCATGAATGTTAATACGGTCATGGTGATGTGAAGTATCATCCAAGCAGCAGAACTCACCAGATTCTCCCTCTCGATGCGTTTCTGTTCCCGCTGCCTGTTGACTGCGCTGTGAGTGAGGCGAATGGCAGACGAGTTTCCggtttccttgttgtttttctttttcactgcacTTTCCGGTATGGACTCTGCAGAAAGGCGTGACAGCGACCGAAGCAGCCGCTGGTTCTCGAGGTCTATCCGTCGGACCTCGTTGTTGCTGAATGAGAAGTTCTTCCGGTTCTTCCGTCCGGGAAAGTTGACAACCTGTTTGAATCCAAACTGACTCTCTGAACCGAGAGAAGCTGATCGGTGATaaggacacaaaaataaaaaacacttcaatTAAAGTCAACTTGAGGATTTTTTCATCAGTAGTCAGCTTTGtcaacattaaaggggcagtaggcgattttggagagagcttgtctctgGTTTTACTGCTCAGGCTGTGCTGAGAGACGGATGCGCAAACCACTAGGTCAAAACCGTGGAACCCGCCAGgatgtctcttaaggtgtctatgagtgatgtttacaaaatgcacCTGCAGTGTTGTGGGGTGCGGTTAGCACCATTTCtctgttttcgatttacagagccagagctgagccgaaaacccgcGCACACAAAACTGACAGCTAAAGGAggttgaggaaatatttgcagatttttataCAAAACgcgtattgctttagaatcgcttactgccactTTAAGTTAAAGAACTGAAGGTATACCTTGCTGTCAATTATTTTGCCCTTCTCTAAGACTTGTATATTCCATGTTGTGTTGAGTTATGTCCCATTGCACTTTTTCGTAAATGTAATAGTTTGAAAACCGTATGTTGAATTGTActatcatattatattttatacatttattaatttacttttatttcttaaCATTTGTCCAGGGACATTTGTCAAGActgatacattttcttttatgtttattGTTGTACATTATCCCTGTTAAATATACCTGTAAGCAAAATGcataaagaaatataaacaaaggattctcaaaaaaaatgacacggcTTAGTTTTCTTAACTCACACTCATCCACTTCCTGATCTGAGTTCTCATCTGGATGTATATAGCTGAGGCCACTGGAGGGCAcactctcctgctcctgctgctcctgctgctgctgctgctctttaaaGCTTCCCTCatcagcctgtgtgtggttcagGTCCAATGACTGCAGAGGGCTGatgtcaggagaggagagggggctCACATCTGTCACTGTATCGTCTGACTCCTCTGTCCGGCTGGTAGGCGAATCCCTCGATCCCGCTGAGCCCAGTCTGGCCCGTCTCTCTGTGGGGAATAAAGAGGACTTTGTGGGTTTGGGAAGGGTGGGGGACACCAAACCGCCACTGCTGGAACATTTATCCGAGTCTGCCTCTGTTGAAGTGGGGGAAGGACTTCGGGTGCGCCAATTTCTTGTCAGTTTTTTAGGAGAttgtttatttctcattttcgTGTGTTTGGCAGTGGACGGCAATGCTTCTTCTTCAGTCTCATTAGGACTCAGGCTGTACTCATCTTCCTCATGTACGTCCCTGGTCTCCACCAACAAAGCCATGAATGTCTTATCCGGCCTTTTAGAGCGCAAATGATAATCTTCCTCACTATCACTGCTGCTACTGATGCCTTTATCTGACGTAGAGGAGATAGAAGTTCTGTTGGAtgcccttctcctctcttcttgcTTTGAATGATAgcatctctctttcctctcctccctgcttctGTTGTTCACTTGCTCcaggtgtttttttgtcccatcCATCCTCGGGGacaaatcctctttttttttttcagtccgtTTCCCTCGAAGCCTCTCGTCTGCTGGTGGGCTGTCCATCTTTTCCCCTCTACCTCGGCTGACGTtaacatcatcaccatcactatcGAAAAACGAATGATCCACTTCACCCTCTAGTTCACTGGAGTTGAACATGGCAGTCTGCTCTAGTCCACTGAACCTGTCGGGTGGTGTAAAGATGAGAAAATTCAAAGGTTAAACAACAATAGTTTCCCATGCTTTGGCCCATTTgctaaaaaaatacacatacttCTTATAACAGCTAACCATGCTGCTCTGTTTAAGAGATtgaaagcatttctttttctaccaCTCCACTGTATTCATTGGAGGTTTCATCACTTCCATACAACATTAAAATCAGATAGCAAACTCATTAAACTTACTTTAGTTTTGTAGCTTATCAACAATACAAAAGTCCACTTTTATTCAATGGTTTGAGACAAACaatctttttatttactttacagGCAGAAGAACCAAGCATTTACCGATTCCAGCTCAATAAATATGAAGATttgctcatttcatttcatctgttttaACATAgttgtaaattgaatatctcTAGGTCTGGGACCATAgattaaacaaaatgaagacaTGGAGACGTCACCTTGAGCTCTAGGAAACTGAGCAATACTATCATTGATTTGTAATTGAGGAGCTAAAAATCGCCAAAACTGGTATCAGTCATTCGAGGTGCATCTAATTAGAATtatgaacaaaataacaaacagataaatccATACTAGTCATATACTATGCCATGCAAATATATAGATAAAGTATAACAAACGTATTTAGCAATAGATTCTGAGACAGACCAGGCATGACAGTGATAAAGTAAGGTCAATAAAGACACAGCTgttaattctttaaaaaaaaacaccatggagaaaaacaacaggcttTTAAACCTACCACCGAGGTCGATAGCAACCTAGCTTAACTAGCTCACTGCACTGCGTTAGCTAACTTCAAAGGTATGACAGCGACTTCCTACCTGACGTCGGAGGACAGACGGTGTTTCACGTTACAGTTGCACTCGCCTCTTTACAGTCGCTGTGTTCCGCTGAGAAGACGAACCGACAAACAAACGAACCGCGAACCTGCATCAAAACCATCCTCGTTGACGGCTACTGCAGCCGGTGTGGACGCGGGGCGTGTGACATGGCGCCTAGTTACAACCGCGACGTCACTTCCTGGCAACGGTTGTTGTGCGGCAGCGCTATGCCGTAAAAGTGCAGACGGGATttaagaaatgtaatttcaagTAGGATCACTTATTATAAAACATCCATGGTTACGTGTTAGTTATTTAATTATATCGTTTCATAATAATTTACCAAATCTCACgaggataaaacaaaaaatgcgATTGAAAGAgaatagtatatatatatatatatactatatatattcaTTCCATGTTTCCcgtcattttcaaaatcaagCTGGAGCGAGCTGGAGCTGCAaagttttttgggtttttttgtcaaattactATTTccaaggcaaaaaataaaatgccaaGGTTGATTGTAACCTATTTCAGATTTaaatctcaaaaagaaaaacatttatatgTTGTAtccatattttttaatattgagcctaaataaaatgttcactttAGCACTATTTGGAGATATATGTCTTCAAAAGATGGGGttaacattaaattaatttatgaaTTGAAACAAATTTTTATTGGACAAATAATCCTTGATCTTTCATTGtaaaccataaaaaaatgttctgaatgGTTTCTTGGTTGAAATTCACAATAAGTAAAAAAGAGCCAACATACATGACAATATCAGTGGATCCATTTGGTGAATCGGCTGAACaattatgtgtatttattttcatcctgtgaatttctttttgtgtttatgtattttgatATTACGAGAATTCTCAAATGACACGTATCAACATATTAACACAAACTGGGTTCTAAGAAGCtatttaaaagagaaacaaaatgaaatctgaTTTGCCCCTGCAGTCAAAAGTACCAATataaaactatttaaatatataaaggGACAGAAGCAGTAGAGGAACAGAGGGgaggtcatttattttttccatgggGATCTATTATGCCAAAGTAACTGCTCCCCCTAGTGCATCTCCATTAACAAGAAAGGGGATTATCTGGAGGCGCGTCCCCTGAAATCTCAATTTGTcatggttttcttttaataacaTAGTTAGACCTAAAAGTGACACACTAATGAAATGCCGATGTCCTAGGACAATAGTCCGAGGGGGAATCTATCGTATAAACCTGTGTCTGGTCAGTGTCAT is drawn from Scophthalmus maximus strain ysfricsl-2021 chromosome 8, ASM2237912v1, whole genome shotgun sequence and contains these coding sequences:
- the cfap97 gene encoding cilia- and flagella-associated protein 97 isoform X3, whose protein sequence is MFNSSELEGEVDHSFFDSDGDDVNVSRGRGEKMDSPPADERLRGKRTEKKKEDLSPRMDGTKKHLEQVNNRSREERKERCYHSKQEERRRASNRTSISSTSDKGISSSSDKRRARLGSAGSRDSPTSRTEESDDTVTDVSPLSSPDISPLQSLDLNHTQADEGSFKEQQQQQEQQEQESVPSSGLSYIHPDENSDQEVDESSLGSESQFGFKQVVNFPGRKNRKNFSFSNNEVRRIDLENQRLLRSLSRLSAESIPESAVKKKNNKETGNSSAIRLTHSAVNRQREQKRIERENLAFLKRLESVKPSNGMRRSEQLADYHRRATHFGAPIYPVSQSTSKKVRWTDSTGSRSVSSTHHSSRAASTTTTESSSSPGPRSKQLGAAAKKHVAGYL
- the cfap97 gene encoding cilia- and flagella-associated protein 97 isoform X2 → MFNSSELEGEVDHSFFDSDGDDVNVSRGRGEKMDSPPADERLRGKRTEKKKEDLSPRMDGTKKHLEQVNNRSREERKERCYHSKQEERRRASNRTSISSTSDKGISSSSDSEEDYHLRSKRPDKTFMALLVETRDVHEEDEYSLSPNETEEEALPSTAKHTKMRNKQSPKKLTRNWRTRSPSPTSTEADSDKCSSSGGLVSPTLPKPTKSSLFPTERRARLGSAGSRDSPTSRTEESDDTVTDVSPLSSPDISPLQSLDLNHTQADEGSFKEQQQQQEQQEQESVPSSGLSYIHPDENSDQEVDESSLGSESQFGFKQVVNFPGRKNRKNFSFSNNEVRRIDLENQRLLRSLSRLSAESIPESAVKKKNNKETGNSSAIRLTHSAVNRQREQKRIERENLAFLKRLESVKPSNGMRRSEQLADYHRRATHFGAPIYPVSQSTSKKVRWTDSSSRSVSSTHHSSRAASTTTTESSSSPGPRSKQLGAAAKKHVAGYL
- the cfap97 gene encoding cilia- and flagella-associated protein 97 isoform X1; translation: MFNSSELEGEVDHSFFDSDGDDVNVSRGRGEKMDSPPADERLRGKRTEKKKEDLSPRMDGTKKHLEQVNNRSREERKERCYHSKQEERRRASNRTSISSTSDKGISSSSDSEEDYHLRSKRPDKTFMALLVETRDVHEEDEYSLSPNETEEEALPSTAKHTKMRNKQSPKKLTRNWRTRSPSPTSTEADSDKCSSSGGLVSPTLPKPTKSSLFPTERRARLGSAGSRDSPTSRTEESDDTVTDVSPLSSPDISPLQSLDLNHTQADEGSFKEQQQQQEQQEQESVPSSGLSYIHPDENSDQEVDESSLGSESQFGFKQVVNFPGRKNRKNFSFSNNEVRRIDLENQRLLRSLSRLSAESIPESAVKKKNNKETGNSSAIRLTHSAVNRQREQKRIERENLAFLKRLESVKPSNGMRRSEQLADYHRRATHFGAPIYPVSQSTSKKVRWTDSTGSRSVSSTHHSSRAASTTTTESSSSPGPRSKQLGAAAKKHVAGYL